The genomic interval TAAAAAACCAAAAACTAAATATCCAACAAAGATGACTAGAAATGGAAGTGGTATGGATTTTTTTATCAGCTTCGTTTGTTGAACTGTTTGCATGTTTAAACCTCTCAAACTTCAATTTTTTAAAAGTGACTTAATTTTAAGTATACTAACTTCCTAACCAATAAAGTATAGAAATTAACATTATAAAGTGAGACTTACCTAAGAGTAGCTTTATAATGTTAATTTGCCACGATAAAAAAAACAGTCCCACACCACATTCAATAAGTGGTGGGACTGTCAAAAACATACCATAAATCCTATCTCACATAAACCTTCGTACCAATCTCTGTAAACTGCGGCAACCATTTGCCATGTGCTTCAATTAACTCATCACACATAGAGATAATTTCATCCATAGACAGCTCTGCACTCGTATGAGGATCAAGCATCGCAGCATGGTACACATGCTCTCTTTTTCCAGTAATAGCTGCTTCGATTGTTAATAATTGTGTATTAATATTCGTTCTGTTAAGTGCAGCTAATTGTTCTGGAAGACTTCCAATGTAGGTTGGCAAAATACCATTGCGATCGACAACACATGGCACCTCTACAACTGCGTTTTCCGGAAGATTGCTGATTAAGCGACCGGTGTTTAGCACATTTCCGCCAAATTTAAACGGGACGTTCGTTTCCATTGCTTCAATTATTCTTGAACCATATTCATGTGATCTAGCATGTGTAAGTTGACTGTTGTTCACCATTTCTTCTCGCATCGACACCCAATTTTCAATTTGTGATATACAACGACGCGGATATTCATCAAGAGGAATATTAAACTTCTCAATAAGCTCAGGATATTTGCTTTTAATGAAATACGGGTGATACTCTGCATTGTGTTCAGAAGACTCAGTGATATAGTATCCAAATTTATCCATTAGTTCGTAACGAACCATATCATTATGTTTTGTTTTTTGCTTTTCCTTTGCTCGGCGTTTGATTTCTGGATAAAGATCCTCGCCATCTCGCTTCACCTCCAACAGCCATGCCATATGGTTAATCCCAGCGATTCTCTCTTCAATTCCTTCATGATCCATTCCTAAGTCCCTGAAAAGATGCTCTGTACAAACTTGAACACTATGACATAAACCAACTGTTTTCACATTTGTATAGCGAAGCATTGCTCCTGTTAAATTTGCCATCGGATTTGTGTAATTTAAGAAAAGTGCATCAGGACAAACCTCTTCAATATCCTTTGCAAAATCCAACATAACCGGAATGGTACGAAGCGCTCGGAAAATCCCGCCAATTCCAATTGTATCAGCAATTGTTTGCTGTAAACCGTACTTTTTAGGAATCTCGAAATCTATGACTGTACTAGGTTTATAGCCACCAACTTGTATCGCATTGATCACATATTTTGCACCACGTAACGCTTCTTTTCGATCAGAATATGATTTGATTATCACATTACATTTGTAGTTATTTTTTAAATTTTTTAACATGTTCTCTGAATCTTTTAGACGTTGCTCATCAATATCAAATAAGGCAAATTCAAATCCTGCTAACGCTGGAACAAACATACAATCGCCTAGTACATTTTTTGCAAATACAGTGCTTCCTGCTCCGATAAATGTGATTTTTGACATGAATCATCTTCCTTCCTAGATATGATATTTTTGAAATAACGAATCTATCAAATTATCCTTTAACAGATCCAGAGGATAGTCCTGCTATAAAATATTTTTGTAAAAATAAGAATAAAATCGTCATTGGCAGCATTGCTAAGATCGCAGCGGCTGCAACCAGGTTTAAGTGATTTTGATTTTGACCAAAGAAACTCGCTAATGAAACAGTAACCGTATGCATCGATTTATCCTGTAAGAAGAAAATGGCAAATTGATAATCATTCCAAATGAATACACAAGCAATAATGAGTACAGAAGCTGTTACCGGCTTAAGCAACGGAAACACGATTCGGAAGAAAGTTCCTAGCGTACTAGCCCCATCTATTTTTGCTGCCTCTTCTAACTCCTTTGGAATCGTTGAGCGGATAAACCCTGCATATAAAAAGATCGTTAATGGCATAAAAGCGGCCACGTTATTCAAAATAGCGACCTCATATGTATTCATCATGCCAATATTTACGACCATTTTATACAATGGCACCAATGCAGTTAAAGGCGGGATAATCATGATCGCAATAAACACGAAATAAAAGATTTTATTTAATGTTGTCTTGCGGCGCGCCATTGGATAAGCTGCCATTGATCCAAAGAAAATTAATAAAACGGCTGAGCATCCCGTGATAATCAGTGTATTTATAAAAGATGGACCTAAATTCGCTGTTTGCCACGCCTCTGAGAAGTTCTGAAAATTCAATTCCTTAGGAAAGACCCACTTCGAACTAAAATCACCTTTTGCTTTTAAAGCGGTTGTGGCCATAATATAAAAGGGAATGATATGGAATAACAACACTAGGATAGATACACCTGTTAACAAGTGTTTCTTTTTCTTATTAAGATATTCCATTATGCTTCAATCTCCTTTCGCTTAAAGTAAACAAGCGCCGCTAAGCTAATTACGAGAATAATAATCGCCATAAATACGCCTTGTGTCGCTGCATAGCCAGCATCCTGTCTTTTAAAATAAAGATCGTACATAAATGTTGACATCGATTGTGATGCATTCCCAGGTCCGCCGCCAGTTAATGCAATGATGACATCAAATAATTTTAAACCGCCGATTATATTAAGTACCATATTTATGGTGATCGATGGCATTAATAGTGGCAGTGTAATGTTTTTAAATTGTTGAAGTGATGATGCCCCATCAATTTGTGCTGCTTCATAAAAATCCTTTGAGATACTTTGTAAACCTGCTAAATAGATAATCATCGCGATTCCAACATATTGATACGTATTGACAAACACGATAATCCACGTATTAAATTCCGGATTTCCTAACACATTGATTTTTTCAAGTCCAAAGAATTGCAATGCATCGTTAAGTG from Metabacillus sediminilitoris carries:
- the melA gene encoding alpha-glucosidase/alpha-galactosidase; translated protein: MSKITFIGAGSTVFAKNVLGDCMFVPALAGFEFALFDIDEQRLKDSENMLKNLKNNYKCNVIIKSYSDRKEALRGAKYVINAIQVGGYKPSTVIDFEIPKKYGLQQTIADTIGIGGIFRALRTIPVMLDFAKDIEEVCPDALFLNYTNPMANLTGAMLRYTNVKTVGLCHSVQVCTEHLFRDLGMDHEGIEERIAGINHMAWLLEVKRDGEDLYPEIKRRAKEKQKTKHNDMVRYELMDKFGYYITESSEHNAEYHPYFIKSKYPELIEKFNIPLDEYPRRCISQIENWVSMREEMVNNSQLTHARSHEYGSRIIEAMETNVPFKFGGNVLNTGRLISNLPENAVVEVPCVVDRNGILPTYIGSLPEQLAALNRTNINTQLLTIEAAITGKREHVYHAAMLDPHTSAELSMDEIISMCDELIEAHGKWLPQFTEIGTKVYVR
- a CDS encoding carbohydrate ABC transporter permease, yielding MEYLNKKKKHLLTGVSILVLLFHIIPFYIMATTALKAKGDFSSKWVFPKELNFQNFSEAWQTANLGPSFINTLIITGCSAVLLIFFGSMAAYPMARRKTTLNKIFYFVFIAIMIIPPLTALVPLYKMVVNIGMMNTYEVAILNNVAAFMPLTIFLYAGFIRSTIPKELEEAAKIDGASTLGTFFRIVFPLLKPVTASVLIIACVFIWNDYQFAIFFLQDKSMHTVTVSLASFFGQNQNHLNLVAAAAILAMLPMTILFLFLQKYFIAGLSSGSVKG
- a CDS encoding carbohydrate ABC transporter permease, which produces MSEIVTETEYTVTKKPRKLKVKKQTSLWWMYLPSFAVVFLFILYPFFNGIQLSFTNWNGFSQEYDHVGFDQYKRLFADPTTWLVVKNTLLYGIGSTILQNVLGLLYALLLNQSIKMKAVTRTVIYLPVIISPLIMGYIWYFFFSFQGGALNDALQFFGLEKINVLGNPEFNTWIIVFVNTYQYVGIAMIIYLAGLQSISKDFYEAAQIDGASSLQQFKNITLPLLMPSITINMVLNIIGGLKLFDVIIALTGGGPGNASQSMSTFMYDLYFKRQDAGYAATQGVFMAIIILVISLAALVYFKRKEIEA